The proteins below come from a single Desulfovibrio sp. Huiquan2017 genomic window:
- a CDS encoding PTS system mannose/fructose/sorbose family transporter subunit IID, whose translation MAAHGISRLQADTRTVAFLRSFLRCYLTGAAFNTRGMQNIGLMYAILPGLTAIHKDPKDLRAALKRYARHYQSHPFWTPCMVGILLNVETTISAGHFPPRMLAKVRDTTSYTLSAIGDSVFAGSLLIFWALLTICLLLTGFPFLAFFLGLAMFAGLQVFRAYTFIGGVKQGFRFLERLRRWDLINWGTKVKYANAALLLWLWTLIWPRPFDWWEFAVGLTALMLFARYVRTGLFSRVLAVAVFVGLIELFPWIETTARNAFGL comes from the coding sequence ATGGCGGCTCACGGCATCTCCCGACTTCAGGCCGACACCCGAACGGTGGCCTTCCTGCGCAGTTTCCTGCGTTGCTACCTGACCGGCGCGGCATTCAACACGCGCGGCATGCAGAACATCGGCCTCATGTACGCCATACTGCCGGGTCTGACGGCCATCCACAAGGACCCCAAGGACCTGCGGGCAGCCCTGAAGCGCTACGCCCGCCATTATCAGTCGCACCCCTTCTGGACGCCGTGCATGGTCGGCATACTGCTCAACGTGGAGACGACCATCAGCGCGGGCCACTTCCCGCCACGCATGCTGGCCAAGGTCCGGGACACCACCAGCTACACCCTATCTGCCATCGGCGACTCGGTCTTCGCGGGCAGCCTGCTCATCTTCTGGGCATTGTTGACCATCTGCCTGCTCCTGACCGGCTTCCCGTTCCTGGCCTTTTTCCTGGGGCTGGCCATGTTCGCGGGCCTTCAGGTTTTCCGGGCCTACACTTTCATCGGCGGGGTCAAGCAGGGATTCCGCTTCCTGGAACGGCTCAGACGCTGGGACCTGATCAACTGGGGCACCAAGGTCAAGTACGCCAACGCGGCCCTGCTGTTGTGGCTGTGGACGCTCATCTGGCCACGCCCCTTCGACTGGTGGGAATTCGCGGTCGGCCTGACCGCGCTGATGCTCTTCGCCCGCTACGTGCGCACCGGCCTGTTCTCCAGGGTCTTGGC